The DNA region GGCGGCAGGAAGGCAGAGGCGGTTAGCATAGCCGCCTTCAGAATGATCCGGAATTCGGTCCTCACTGGTCCACGATTTGGGTGCTTCTAACTCAAGAAAGTAGGGAATGTAATCAATAAAGCCTTTCAGTTGGAAATATCCAATTCTCCAGATCCAACCCGACATTCGGACAAGCGCCAATTTCCAGTGCTAGAAAATGGAGGCGCAGTGGGAGGAAATGTTGGCAGGAAGAGCTGATTCCCAGCCTGCCACTGGATCCCTGCCTGCAGACCCCCCGGCACACACGGTCGctctccgtgcgtgtgtgcacgccgAGCTGGACGGACACTGGTGAGGTCCTCGGACCTGCCTGTGGTGGGATCAGATGGAAGATAGAGAGTAAAAACAGCTGCCGGGGAcactgaagaagcagcagatggGATCATGGAAGCAGCCAATCGGGCTTCTTTACGCAGCGTCGGATCACACGTGTAAAGATGTGGACcagacaaagacaggaaggacCATCTTCAACTGCGTTCCGTTGAGTCCAGACCGTTGATGGCGGCGCCTAATTTTAGCCAGTGGCCACTTGTATAACATTACACGGGGTCTTTAACGGGAATCCCAAAGGTTCGGAACATTAGAGGTTTTCGTTGTTGGAGCCCGGTTCTGTCAACACGTTCAACCAAAATCTCTACGAGATGAAGTGACAAACAGAAGAAAGGTGCTGCAGGGGGcgctaaagaagaagaaagttcaTCTATACTCCAAAGAGGTCGACGACACCAGGAACAGCTCTTTGGAaaagaggagctccatgagggtctatgaggaggaggagaggctgtGGGACCTCCAGAAGATACTGTGTGATCAGAGcgatgggggatgggggggtccaGAGTGGGCAGAGCCCCACAGGAAGCTGGAGCAGACGCACCAGAAGACGAAGTAACATCTGGAGGTGGAAGAACGGgtcaaaaaaagagaagcgatctaagaaaaggaagaagatcCGGACTTCTGGAAAGTGTGAAAACCTGGACCACAAAAGACCCGTCTGGTCCGCGCTCTGCTTCCAGGATCTCCTCCCTGCGGACCCTGAAGTGACCCACTGAACTGTCCCCTCATTTCCTGGGTTATGTAAGAAGATCGGGTGGAGAACCTGCTGGAGCTGGCGGACCACCTTCACTGGACCGACCTTTCCACGCTAGTTATGCAACAGCCACTCTTCTGCTCTGCTATTTACGACACGGGCGTGACAAGTTATCACTcagggaggaggggcaggaagGGTGGAGAAGGACGGAGCGGTACCGTGCACAGCTGATGTGCACGTATCTTCTCCACCGGGGCACATTTTGCTCTAGTTAATAATAAAACTGCGCCCACAGAGCTGGTGGTAGAACATTAACCATTTGTGCTGAAGGTGGCGAGAACAGAGaagagcggagcggcacagaTACGTGCCGATACGAATGAATCACCGTGGAAACGCTCCCACCGGTCCTCCCTGCTCCGCCATCAGGCTCCTCGCTCCCTTTAGAACCCTCCTTTTGTATTACTCAGTTCCCGACACTGAGGCTTAGCTTCCCGTAACGCCACTGAACCGGTGAGTCACAGGCAGCATTCAGGCCCGATCgaacaggggtgtgtgtgtgtggtcacccTGCAGAGATGAGCAGAAAAGCTCAATGAGCGAGAAGCAGCTCCAAAAGGGAGAAAATCAAGTCTTTTCTGGAGTTGGCAGCTCCCAGGTAACGGAGCCCATGTAATAACAGcataataacaatagtaataaaatGTGGCTGAACACACGGAACGATCCGACCTGCTGGTTACTCTGGTCGTGGCGCCCGGCCAGGATCACTGGGAAGGCTGGAACCCGCCCAGCTCTTTAAGAATCAATGACGCCCGCACAGCGGAAACAAGTATTGCTTTAAATTTTATTTGTATGTACagtacatgtaaaaaaaaaaaaaaaaagaaccaagtAGCCGATAACGTTGACCGTTACGGTCGACAGCAATGTTGGTCACACACACGCTGGAAAACCCGTGGCGgcgtttttctcctctctgggaTGCAAACGTTGTGTCCGCTCCACGCTGTGCAAGGCTGCCGGGAAACCTATCCAGGCCTGACGGGCGGCAAACAGTCGAATGTTGGAGGGGCAGATTATTCCTTGCGCCtggtctaacacacacacacacacacacacacacgcgcacgcacacacgcacacacgcggcCTCCCACGACTGCAGAGGCAGGAAGCTTCCTCGCTTTCCCGCTTTCCGGCACCTTTTGCTTCTCCGAGTCGGCCTTTTTGAATCAAACCGCGCCGATTCCAACTCAAAGGTCCCTAAAGGTCGGCGGCGCCGTGGAAGCCGGCGGCGGGCCGCTTCTCCGGCGCACTCAGCAGTTGAATTCACAGTATTCTTACAGCATGTTGGTTCAGTTTCTCCCCCCGCGCGTTACAAAGCAACCCTAAAGCTTTCACTGATGCTGGACAGGGGCCGCGGGACACATTCGTCCTCCCATTCTTTCTCCAGTGGAAATGTCTCGTAGTGTGTGGCACAGGAGCGGAGAcaccggggtccagaaacatctGCCCGGTGTCCCCCGAACACATCGTACATCAAAACAACAATAGGAATAGAAAATTTGCATTGTCTCCAAGGCCATGGATAGATAGTCAACCACAAGGACGTCTGGACCCCCCGGCTACCTGTCAGGGCTGTAGCTCCCAATAGTGTGACGGACAGTGAGGGTACAGCAGGCCACCAAGGTACAGATAAagtgctttctttctttcttttaaacgTGACGCTTTAAATAATTCACCATAACGGTTCTGGGGTCAGGTGGGGAGGCGGGAGGGGAAGTGGGGCGGTGATCGGAGGGGACGAGAGACACAGCTCGGGATTTAATAGATCCACAGATCCAACTAATGTCACTGAAAAGCTTTGTttttgaggaggggggggcCTCATGTCCCTAATCCCACTGAAACCGTTCACATTTCAGAAGAAAGAGCGAgaattgaggggggggggggatgcaaaAACGCTGAGTCATAATAAACCATTATagataataaatacatttgggTCCATGTAGTGTCATTATTCAGCTCTATTGAAATAtgattaaatctaaaaaaaaaaaatagatgaaaaaaaaaaaaaagaacgaaCAGAGTTCAGAGGTGACCGTGAAATGTCTGGCCCGCTCctccgcggcggcggcggccattTTTCTCGACCAACCTCGCGGCGACGGACAAACGGTAGCCGCGGCGACCTCGCGCGCTCCCTCCTCGATGTCAGAGTTCTAGAGCTTTGAAGAACCGACCCGGTGTTCGGTCCTCagcctctgaagagacaggagagaggaaggagaacgTTAGGACAGGGAGCAAACTGGCCCTGGAACACTTCGTCAGCAGGACCTGCGGGGGCGCTCCCGAGCTGTCCGATGACCTCAGAACCTGCTGAACGACCCACATTCATGACGACTCAAGGATGTAAACACGCACCAAGGCTGAGCTATAGGACAGAACCCCCACGTGTGTCCTGGACGTCCTAGGACAGAACCCCCACGTGTGTCCTGGACGTCCTCCACCGGGACAAACCCTGGTCACCGTTTAGGCGCGACCATCGTGGGTACTAGTAAACTAAACCACGGGAAAGGTGTGCGCGAACCCCGGAAAGCCAAGAGTCGGGACGTTAGCCTTCAGGGAGCCAGAACCTGGAACCGCGTAATGAAGATTTCAACGCAACAAAAGTGACTGAGCGACCCAGCACGCCTGGGGAAAAGGGCGCATAGATCGGATTACCCAAGACAATATTTGACCTTTGAGCGGGCGCCGAAGAAAAGGCTGCTCAGCTCCACAGGAAAGGCGCGCGCACGGCGGGGAAGCGCGAGGAACGGGGCCGATCCGGCTGACACACAACAGCCTTTCACGCAGAACCTGATCTCGGTCACCGGGAGCGGCGGTTCTGGCGAGCCGGGCTATCTGAGGGAGCCGCCGCGCTCCCCAGCAGCAGCCCGCTCAAGAGCGGGTGTGAATGTTTGTCGGGCCCCTTCAGACACACAAGTCTTTCATGAGTAGATGCagctggagccccccccccacacacacacacacacccacccccccgacGTCAGGAGAACTCCTGCAAATAAGCAGGTTGCTGCACATTCCCGTCCCCACAGCTCATTAACTTATCCCGAGGATTAAACACTAACATCATCAAATTTGATGGTTCGGAGTGGCCCAAGGGGCCCCCGCCTTGCACGTTGACTCCAAAGAGTGGAATCAATTCAAatactcctgcccccccccgccagcaCGAAACCGGTTCCCCTCGGCAACCTTGAGATTCTCGGCCCTTTCCTCCAGGTCGGCTTCATGACGGCCACATAAACAATGGAAGTGTTAACGTGTCGGGAGCTCATCTGGGATCCGCGTTCAACCTTTTCCAAGATCAGATGATTCATTCCCACGCCGCCGAACATCAAAGCCCCCATTTAAGCCGGCCTATAGGGTATTATTATCTGTTATTACATGTAATAAATGTTTAGACGGCTCCTCTGAGAATGAATTCATGTCTTGAACTGACTTCATGAATCCTAATCTGGATTAAAAGACTAGACAGAATACTAATTCCTGCTGTTAACAGGTACCGGCGGCGATGGAAAGCTTATTTAAagaccccacccccccgtgCAAGACACGTTATGTTTGGGTGGCACAGGTCAGGGTGGATCCTGCTCTCATTAACTAGGCGCTCCTCATCCTAGCGGGCCATGGTTGGAGCAATAAGCGGGAAAGCTTCCGTGGGAGTTGCTGGAGCCGGAGCGTGCGGGGGGACGAGACTCCGGTGTGAATAAATGACTCCCGAGCGGGAAAAACGGGCCACTCAGCTTCTCCCAAACAGCTCCAAGATGTTAATTGGGAATTCGCCCTGGTCTGGAATGTTGTCTGCTACCGTTCCAGACGTGCTAATGCTGCTAACGCTGCTAATGCGGCTAGCCGCCACGCTACGGGGGCGCCCGTGGTGCCCGCGAAGGCTCGCTGAACTGACCTACGTGTCGCAGTGGGACAGCAGCGACGTGATCTCCGGACTCATGTGGCCCACGGCCTTGGCTGCCTCCAGGATGGCCCGGCGGTACATCCCTTTCTTCTTGCGGTTGAAGCGGGACCTGAAGAGCTCTCTGAAGGGCGACAGTTTGGCCACGGACAGCTGGGAGGTGGTGGGCGACCCGAACCAGGCCACTTTGGCCTGGGGCCACTGGGCCTCGCAGCTGGCCGTCTCCTGTTTGCGGGCGCCGCTGATGCTGAGGACGCGCGCCGGCCACCAGGGGAAGCCGTGGATCTTCCCCCACACGATGTCGCCCACCGCCACGGCGTGCCCCTCCTCCGTCACGCACTTGGTCATGCTCCGGGTGTGGAGCCGCACCGTCAGCGGCGGCACCGTCTTTGAGTCTTCCCGCGAGGGGACGGAGGACGAGGTGACAGAGAGGTCCTCCCCGGGGGCCAGGTCGCACAGCTCCGGCGAGGTGCCGTCGGAGCTGAAGGACTTGGACTCGTCCAGGCTGTCGCTGCTACAGACCGACAGGCTGGACGAGTCCGCTTTGCGTTTCCGAAAATTGATAAGAAGAGTGAGGTCGCTGTGACTGCGCTCCGCCTCCTCTCCCGAACTGCCCGACCACAACTCCAGGGAGTTTTTGCCCTCCCCAGAATCTTCCGAGTGGGGGAGGCAGGGGCCGGGCATCCTCGGGCTCCTCCTCCGGCCGCCGTCTACCAGTTCCGCCGCGTACTCCACCACGCTGTCCTCGCCGTCCCTCTCGGGGGGTCTTAAACGGATCTTTGGCGACGGCAGGTCCTGGCCCACGGTCGTGAAGGGTCGGGTTAGTTTAAGTTTGGGAATGGACACGGTGAGGCCGGAGCGCGTGGCGTCcaaaatgtgctgctgctccttggTGGAGCTTCCGTGGTCCCCGAGGCCGTTCTGAACCAGCTGTTTGGGGCAGAAGGGTTTGACCGAGCCGTGGACCCTGGAGGGGATCTTCATGACCTCCCCCTTGCCCTGCGGAGTACTGTAGGAGATCTTGATCACGGGACTGTGCGGTATGACGTCGCCCCCGGGGAACTTGTCCCCCTCCGCTTCGGCCCTTTTGTCCTTTCGGAGGCGCTTCCCGTCGAGGTTGCTGGTGCCGTTCTCCCGCCTCTTATTGTCCTTGGTCGTAACGGCGTCCTCTTTCCTCGAAAGCTTGGCGGCGCCGTCCTTCTCGTCGCCCTCCTCGTCGCTCTGCGGCGCGTTCTCTTTCCTGGAGGACTTGCCGCTGCCGAGGCCGTCTTTGCTGTCCTCGTCGCTGTTCAGGGTGTTCTTGCACTTTTCGCACAGCACCTGCCGGGGCCGCAGTCGGATGGTGCTCATGGTCATGCGGCCGGGCTCTCGCGTCcgcctcttctttctctttattGGTCGCGGAGGCGGCTGAGGCACCCACTGGCTGTAGGTGTGGCGCACCCACAAGGGCTGGGGGAAGGGGGCACCTTCAAAGTACGGAGGGTAAGGAGTCTGTCCAGCAGGCACTGGCGTGGGCAGGGGGCAGGGCGGCGGCGCGGCGGGGACGCCGTCTTCAGGGAGCACGTTTTCGTCCTTTGGTCTGTGGCTGGGAGATTTGGGGGGCGGCTGCTCGCTGGCGGCTTCTGGGATCTCGCAGGCCGCTTTTGACACGGGGCGGTCTCCGGGCTTCGGCGTGAAATCCGGTAGACAGAACAACCcggtcctgcaggaggagacagaacagCACAGTGCTCGTTACACAACTGGCTACAACGTCGCACCGACGCGCCACATTTCTCGGATTTTACGCCGTGGCCGCTTCAGACCCGTGTCGGATTGCAACACTCATCAAATAGTTTTCGTTGGACTCGGTGAGGCCGCTCGCCGCCACCTGTCCGGATACGTCGCCGGTTGCCGATACGTTGCCTTAAATCGCAACAACGATACACAACTGTCGGATCTTTCCCTCCGTTTTTGAACGCCGGCCAGCCCAGATCTAAAGAACGGCCACTATACTTCAGACCGAGGCTTTGAAAAGGGGCTAATGTGCAAAAGTGTGCTGGCTTGCTTTAGTCAGGAGACACGAGACAAAGAAACAGgatgctaacccccccccccccccccctccgaacATCAGGCTGTACAAAAACAATCTCATGAATCGCTTGGGACTctgagatggagggaaagagcCAGGagatttgattttgtttttgccttttgcGTCCACTCGGGTGGCGACGTTGTCAATTAACGCGCGTTTGGAGAGTCTAGGATTCTTCTCCAGAGAGACCGCCGGCAGACACCTCTGACTAATAGTCTCCCGGTGGCAGTTTGAGCCCCTCACCTGTATAAATGCTCCCTAAAGTGGGAAATTTAGCCCTCATCAGATGGGACGCGGCACCCGCAGGCCCGCGTGGGACAGGCGGCGCCGGCTGAACGCAGCGCGCGGGTCTTACGGCTCGTGCACTGTGACTAGATGTAGACAGCTGCCTGAATTAAAGGCCAGGGcgatgacatttaaaaatgcatgagGGACAATGACGGGAAATGTATTTTCATGagctgggaaggggggggggggggggggggggggggtagtcaaATGCTGTCAGCAGTAAAGCCCAAAATACACACAGGCCCATTTTAAGCCAATCAATGCCTGACTGTTCCTCTTTGCTGGGTTTCTTTTCACGGGAGCTTGTTCACTTACACGTATAACTCTGCAAACCTAGGGGCAAAGCTGGTCACATTCTGCTTCTGCTTGTCTAAAAATAGTGTGAAGCTAGTGGTTTTAAGGTGTGCAGCATTAGGAGCAAGCGGACTTATGTAAGGGACACACGGCAAGAGGGACAGACGAGACAGGACACAGGACACGCATCCCTTTTTTAATTTGGGAAAAGTTTTAACAGCATTGTTCAAGTTACTTGGCCAAATTGGGTGATCTCCTGAAGAAAGCACAAGTGTGTGCGTTTCTCctcaacacacatacacaaacacacacatctatgGCAGAATGATAAAACACAACTTGTGAATTACCAAATCTCTCATTGTGAAATTCTGGGTTTGTGTACACACCAAAATATGAGGAGCAATAAGGTCTGATTCTGAGAACAGCTCGACTAATTCTCCCCCCCTCAGAGTGAACCATCATTTCAGAAACCTGTGACAAGCTCCAGAATCACCTGTCCACGTAAATACACCCAAGAATAACTGAAAGAAAATGTTAATCTAAGGCCTGCACTTCTTAGAATACGACTTAGCTCTTGTGTATTCCATAAGGCTAACAATAAGCTATAGTGAGACCTATTGACATTAGCCATTGTTCCAGGAAAGTCACACAAAATCTCTTTATGCGCAGTCACTTGGTTGCTATAAAGTCATTAATCGGTGACAAAGAGTAACGTTCTGCATCCAATAATTGTCGGCTGCATTAAGATCGTTTGCCAGTAGCGGCTGGTTAGCAGATAGCGGCTCTGTCAGCTACAATAACCTGCGAGTCTTTGTATGGAGGCCCTGTTAGCAGCGGCTAGCATTAGCCGTTAGCTCCCCTTAGCTACCAAATTTGACAGATAAAATCAGCGTCGCGTCGAAAGAAATAAGACTCACTTTTTCTTGCAGTCGAGTAGTATCCCCGTGTAGCTCCGCTCTCGGTACACAAGCGTCACCACCAGCGTGTCGTTCACCATTTGATCGACAGTGACGGATACCCGAGAGCCGGCCTGCAGCTCCTCGGCCGCAGCCTCCATGTTTCCCGGCGTGGTGTCCGGCGCGGCGGTGCTCGTTCTCGGCCAAGGGAGCCACGGTCGCGTCGGCTAAAGCTCCGTGTCAGCCTTCGCTATTGGAGCAGGAGGCTACACCAGGGCATCAAATGACGCCATCACCCCCTCCAAGTCAATTACAACAGCGCTGCCACCGCTGACATCACGCTGTCGATGCTGGAGGAGCAACGCTGCTCGGAGGAAAGGCCTCCCTTCTCCGGCTCACCCCGAGCTTCGGAACCGACTCTGCCCTCCCTGATGTTCCCGTTAATCACACCTTTTCTTTCATCCATTCAgttcgggtttttttttaattaacctAAATGACAGTCAGGTTGTTCGGTTGGAATCGATTCCGAGACAATCGGTTGTTACAAATATACGAATATAACTGGTCAATAATCTCCCTCTGACGTGGAACTGGAAAGATAAATCCTACATCTTACGAGGAAAAGGTGAATTATCTCAACAGGGGACACTTTTCCCACAAATAAATTATGGGAATTTGGGCAGCACGTTTGAGAGATTGTAGATGACTTAATGTTCCGGGTTAATGTGTCATcgtttttaaaaagcagtgAAATAGAGGTAATCCGCTCTGTTGTGGTGACATCTGATCCAACATTATTTCTCCAGTATTTGTGATTGACCTGGGTCGGTTCGTTCCAACGGCCCACCCAGGAGATTTGAGACGACGTCCTTCCACCTCCCACGCGGCACCTTTCCCGCCGTTCCCTCTAATTCCGGCCTCCAGCTTTCTGCCCACGTGGGCTCCGGCTTTTTTGAGTAATAAGAACAATCACAGGTTTGTATAGTTGCTGAGTTTGTGACCTTTATTTTTAAGGTGTCTTCACAATTAAGAGTGCAGCAGAGCCGCAGGAGTCAGCTGGGGAGGAAACTGCGGCAGGCGTCTGCTGGGTTGTTCTCCACGTCCTCGGTTCTTCTTCTGCGGGACGCGAGCCTGCGACCCTCTCGTCTGTCGTTCAAAACAACAACGGCTCAGATCAATGGCCGAAGAGATCAATGGGAGAAGGGCCGCGCAAATTAAAACGTGTGGGCTCTGACCTCTTTCACGCCTCGCTCTGCCAGAGCCATCTGCCGTGTGCTCGCACCCCTGCGCCTCTCCTGCATCCCATAAACAAAGCTGCAGATGTGCTGCTCCGGCACGCGAGCAGATCTGGAGAAACACACGGGTCAAAGGTAAAAGACcatcacagaggagaggagtgttTAAAGATTCTCCTCAGGACAGCAAAAATGTCCCCCGATGCAGTTTGTCCCACCCTCTGTCCCGCTTTATTCCATCAAGGGAAGCACAAAGAGTGCTTCTTGGGTGCAGTGTAGTAATAATTTAGGAGCAATGCAGCTcaacaagaacaaaagaaaGCTGAGCAGAacgtggggtgtgtgtgttccaacTTCCTCCACTAGGTGTCAGTAGAAACGCTAACTTTAAAGTTAAGTTATACTTCTAATGTTTTGATATCATCTTAACCATCCCCCCGTCCAACCACACCCATGTTACCAAGTGTATAAATTGCAACTTTGAATTGAAAGGAGTCACAATCATAATGATGATTTCCCACATGAGTTCGGACGCCCACAGGTGCGATGGTGGACGTTTACCTGGCCTTCTGCTCTGGAGGGCTGTCAACACTGTCCATGACCAAAGGAGTCAAATCTCTTTGTAATtcctgcaataaaaaaaaatcccaccttGTGCTCTTTTCACATGTTTAGTCAGGATTCCTGATTTCAGACGGAGCTCTACCGCCCTCTTGTGGCTCCAGCCGAACAGACACATATTTACCTCCGCTTTTCTTGGCGTTTCAGGCTTCCGGGGGCTGGAAATTTGTCTCTCACGTGCAATCTCGGATCCTGTGCAGCGGCTGTGAAGAGTCTCCAGATATCTGCCAGGAGGTCAGATAACAATGGGCCATAATAGACGTCCACCATGACAAATGCTGACTGTGCCTTGATGACCCTCACAGCGTTTGCGGGCATTGATTATTCTTTACACAGCAGACACACTGACCAATTTAACAACAATGCACACCCACGTGGATGCACGGGCGGCAGAGCTGGGAAACCCTCAATCGGCACCGCTGCCGCAGATCTGAGTCAGAATGCAACAAGACCTCCTTCAACGGTGGTTTGGGGAATTCAGTGGCTGCTCCAGGTGAGCGGGAACCTTGTTCACGTTTGCGGGATCCTAAAATAAATTCTGCGACTAGTTTGAAGATGATACACACATCTGCCGCGGTGTGACTCGAGGTCCCCGCTGGCTTCCCCCAGCGAGACGCTTACCCGCTGCATCTGAAGTAGGACGGGACGTTGAAGGACACCACAGACGCTTTTATAGAGTTTTAACTCAGCCGTGATGAAAAGTGGaagcaggagctccaggctggagtCCAGAGCAGAAATGGGGCCATCAATATTGTTGTTTCTGTGGCTCAGTTAGACACATATATCCCATTGATTTTGACCTCCACTGTTACTGACACGGGTTGAGTTACTCTCGCTAACGGGGTTGAAATAAAGACGGTTCCTCCATCGGGCGGCGACGGCTCACCTTCTCCTGGGCTCAGGAAGCTTCTTTACAGTCTGTCTCCTCTCCGGTTCCTTCAAACGCAGCCTGCCAAACAGTGGGAGCTCAGGAATGAGACCAGCCCCGCACGCAGCCTTTTTCCTGACAGATAAATGAAGAGAAACTGTTTTCAGCTTTGTTGCTCCCAGAGGAAACAGCCGGGGAAAATTGCTTTAAAATATTTGATGATTGAAAGTGTTCTGTAATTGTGTTTCAGGGCAGCATGCCACATACCTggccctcctccacagctccacagCTTTTTACTGCGCTATAACTAATATATCTCCAGTCCCTGAACTGATTTATGCCCAATAGCAACCGGCACAGCGTATTTGGCAGGGCGGTGGGGCTTAAATAGAGGAATAAATTGTTCTGACACACGAGTTACAAGGTAAAAAAGATTCTTCACCACATCATCCTCAAAACATCTTCAAGCTTGGCTAAACGAAGCTAAGCTAAGTCCAGGGACGCCAGCTCCCGCATACATCAGACTGCTTTCTGGCCTCCAGAGTTTACGTCAAGACTTTCCACCTGAATTTACTCACCTGTTGGTCGCTGGGAAACGACCTCTGTCGTTGGCAGGTGTGGCTGGGCCCAGTTCCGCCTCATCCAGCAGGATCATCTTGTGTTTGAGCTCCCTGAACCGGCgtagctcctcctcctccaccggcTCCTGCTCCTCGCCGCTGGACTCCATCGACTCGGACAGCTGGAGCTTCTCCACCACCGGGAACTCTGTGGAGgagacccagcagcagcaaacagcCCCAGGATGGTTAAGAACTCATCGTCCCGAGGGtggaacccagaaccttcatcGAggaagctccagctccagcttcagctgtggatgCAGCAGATTCTGGACATTCAAGGGGATACTTAAATCTTCCCTTTCTGATAAAGCCTATATTTAGGGCAGGCTCGGGTCGGCCCGTGGCTAAGCTCCTTTGGGTTCAGATTGCTGGGaaatttcccaggatgcactggGCTTTTGTCTCCCCTCCCTCGCCTCCTTCTGATAACCTGCTCCATCAGCACCAACTTTCCATCTTCCCTGCAGTCCCTGCACAGCCTCTGATGACCCGTTTTGATGGACGAGCCATTCTCTGATTAAATGCACTCGTTTGTTTCTTTTATCAGTTGACACGAATAATGTGGGCAGGACAAAATGAGTAGTAGTCATGGGGACACTCGATAGTTCAATCgcattcaactttatttatactgcGCCTCTCACAGTCATTAGTGTCTCAGCGCTCTCGTGGTGGAGTAATGTCAGTAATTTTATCTACAAAATGTGCCAATACTCCACCaggcaggacacacacacacacacacccttgtacttctatgtttgtgaggactttcatgggTATAACACATACCCAGCTCCTTGTCGTAACCATCCAAATTAAGCCCCTAACCTGGATCTAAACCCAATTCTgccctcaaccttaaaaccaggtcttaacAAACAGTGCTagaagttgtgaggaccggctaaaatgtcctcacttcccctcTTAAATTTGTTagtaaaatgtgtattttagtACGTAGCAAGTccgataacacacacacacacacacacccacacacacaccttggactgtggaaggaaactggagtacctggagaaaacccacacaggtaCAGGTAGAACCCAGCATCAAACACCCagagctggaatcaaacctCAAACCCCTGTTGCTCCAAGGCAACTGTGCAACGATCATCATCTCTGAACTGATCCGGACCATAATATCCCTCTTGTAAGGCATCGCAACTGGATTATTTATGGAATCTATGTCAATAATATACATTAGAAAGAAACGGGGATGCATGATTTGATCTGGGCTTCAGGATATTATAATAAAGGTTCAGGATGGTGCTTTTTTGCCTCCTCGGGTAATTGAGTAGAGAAAAGGCTCATGCAAATGCACCAAATGAAAGTTATATATCCAGACGTGCACGGTGATCCTGGGGTTCACACCCATAAAGAGTGAGTTCCCCCGGGAGACTGCAGTCGTGCCTGGGTTAATATCCTCCCATGCAGCGAGATGAATGGCGAGACGGGAGCGTTCGACTCCtgcttgtgcagcagcagcctctcctgTGGAGGGCAGCCATTACTTCCAGACGCGGCTCTGGGACCGAACGCTCGCCGGGGTTATCGATCATTTCCCACCAGCTAAAAATATTACAGCGCTAGGCCAATGGGAAAGGAAGGGTTTAGATTCTCAGCCCAGTGCTGTCTCCACGGCAACAGAAGTCACACCAGTAAAGT from Takifugu rubripes chromosome 4, fTakRub1.2, whole genome shotgun sequence includes:
- the pwwp2b gene encoding PWWP domain-containing protein 2B, producing MEAAAEELQAGSRVSVTVDQMVNDTLVVTLVYRERSYTGILLDCKKKTGLFCLPDFTPKPGDRPVSKAACEIPEAASEQPPPKSPSHRPKDENVLPEDGVPAAPPPCPLPTPVPAGQTPYPPYFEGAPFPQPLWVRHTYSQWVPQPPPRPIKRKKRRTREPGRMTMSTIRLRPRQVLCEKCKNTLNSDEDSKDGLGSGKSSRKENAPQSDEEGDEKDGAAKLSRKEDAVTTKDNKRRENGTSNLDGKRLRKDKRAEAEGDKFPGGDVIPHSPVIKISYSTPQGKGEVMKIPSRVHGSVKPFCPKQLVQNGLGDHGSSTKEQQHILDATRSGLTVSIPKLKLTRPFTTVGQDLPSPKIRLRPPERDGEDSVVEYAAELVDGGRRRSPRMPGPCLPHSEDSGEGKNSLELWSGSSGEEAERSHSDLTLLINFRKRKADSSSLSVCSSDSLDESKSFSSDGTSPELCDLAPGEDLSVTSSSVPSREDSKTVPPLTVRLHTRSMTKCVTEEGHAVAVGDIVWGKIHGFPWWPARVLSISGARKQETASCEAQWPQAKVAWFGSPTTSQLSVAKLSPFRELFRSRFNRKKKGMYRRAILEAAKAVGHMSPEITSLLSHCDT
- the LOC115249610 gene encoding leucine-rich repeat-containing protein 27 yields the protein MLNHHLRVMSPSEKLEVLNTPERLIGNIDREHHTGPQETEPPESLGLGRAGLTHVSDCILKNSTLKYLYLEGNQISDIPDSFFISLPRLLWLDLRNNQIPSLPAQIGSHRALKTLLLEGNPITELPPELGHVISLSGLNLRYCPITFPPPDVVSRGVRSILQYLRGALAKRPLGVRTTPPLEFPVVEKLQLSESMESSGEEQEPVEEEELRRFRELKHKMILLDEAELGPATPANDRGRFPATNRKKAACGAGLIPELPLFGRLRLKEPERRQTVKKLPEPRRRYLETLHSRCTGSEIARERQISSPRKPETPRKAEELQRDLTPLVMDSVDSPPEQKARSARVPEQHICSFVYGMQERRRGASTRQMALAERGVKETRGSQARVPQKKNRGRGEQPSRRLPQFPPQLTPAALLHS